One segment of Thermococcus sp. AM4 DNA contains the following:
- a CDS encoding secondary thiamine-phosphate synthase enzyme YjbQ, producing the protein MLLSFEVPTSERFQIVDITDEVQRLVWRGKLRHGIAVVFTKHTTTGLMINESEEGLLEDIKAKMKELVPKGAGYRHDRIDSNAHSHLRASLFLNTELVVPVDEGELVLGTWQRILFVELDGPRHRKVMVMLCPCPEYPEEE; encoded by the coding sequence ATGCTGCTGAGTTTCGAGGTGCCGACGAGCGAGAGGTTTCAGATCGTAGACATCACCGACGAGGTTCAGCGGCTCGTGTGGAGGGGAAAGCTGAGGCACGGCATAGCGGTCGTGTTCACCAAGCACACGACGACGGGCCTGATGATAAACGAATCCGAGGAGGGTCTTCTCGAGGACATAAAGGCCAAGATGAAGGAGCTCGTCCCCAAGGGGGCAGGTTACAGGCACGACAGAATAGACAGCAACGCCCATTCCCACCTCAGGGCGAGTCTGTTCCTCAACACCGAGCTTGTCGTCCCGGTTGATGAGGGCGAGCTGGTTCTCGGCACCTGGCAGAGGATACTCTTCGTTGAACTCGACGGACCGAGGCACAGGAAGGTTATGGTGATGCTCTGCCCCTGTCCAGAGTATCCGGAGGAGGAGTGA
- a CDS encoding M55 family metallopeptidase, translating into MRAFISVDLEGLPHIVSREHLFVKGALYGEARRIATEIVRTAAEALYENGFDEVVVADSHGPMVNVIPEEMPDYVELVRGFPRPLSMVAFAKGSDAAVFLGYHAKAGTGYATFDHTYSSSTIDRLEINGVEVSEFLLNAYLLGSWDVPVILVGGDARLMGDVGRFTPWAVGITFKESLSRYAAKSPSLGRVKALLRAGVTEAVIKLEEGEAKPLKAKEPVEVKLRFLSSALADAAELLPLVERLDGKTVRFEAGTIEEAYKLVELLILAGAGVNAIVR; encoded by the coding sequence ATGAGGGCGTTTATTTCGGTCGATCTTGAGGGTCTCCCGCATATCGTCAGCAGGGAGCACCTCTTCGTCAAGGGGGCACTCTACGGTGAGGCCCGCAGAATAGCGACGGAAATCGTCAGAACCGCCGCCGAAGCCCTCTACGAAAACGGTTTTGACGAGGTCGTTGTGGCCGACAGTCACGGCCCGATGGTGAACGTCATCCCGGAGGAGATGCCCGATTACGTGGAGCTCGTGAGGGGCTTTCCAAGGCCCCTGAGCATGGTGGCCTTCGCGAAGGGAAGTGACGCGGCGGTTTTTCTTGGCTATCACGCTAAGGCGGGAACCGGCTACGCGACCTTCGACCACACCTACAGCAGCTCGACCATAGATCGGCTCGAGATAAACGGAGTTGAGGTCAGCGAGTTCCTCCTCAACGCCTACCTCCTGGGAAGCTGGGACGTCCCGGTGATCCTCGTCGGAGGGGACGCGAGGCTCATGGGGGACGTCGGGAGGTTCACCCCCTGGGCGGTCGGGATAACCTTCAAGGAGAGCCTCTCCCGCTACGCCGCCAAGAGCCCGAGCCTTGGAAGGGTGAAGGCCCTCCTCAGGGCCGGCGTCACCGAGGCGGTAATCAAACTTGAGGAAGGTGAGGCGAAGCCCCTAAAGGCCAAAGAACCCGTTGAGGTTAAGCTTCGCTTCCTGAGCAGTGCCCTCGCCGATGCTGCCGAACTGTTGCCCCTCGTTGAGCGCCTCGATGGAAAGACCGTCAGGTTCGAGGCGGGGACGATCGAAGAGGCCTACAAGCTGGTCGAACTGCTCATCCTTGCCGGGGCGGGCGTCAACGCCATAGTGCGTTAG
- a CDS encoding ABC transporter ATP-binding protein — MIEAVELKKYFGSIRALDGITVEIPEGVNLIVGPNGGGKSTFFKIAAGIYRPTSGRILVLGKDPWKDAEFKRKVGISFDPAGFPPLVTGREWLELFAEYRGGDPDGVAELLGIDFLDRRIREYSSGMRKKLSLAQALIGSPELVMIDEPLANLDFEAMGRVVEIIRTLRKKTNFLLISHIWEPLLPLVDRVYVIAGGKLVAEGGVNEMEETLRNLYSLSFTSR; from the coding sequence TTGATCGAGGCGGTTGAGCTGAAGAAGTACTTCGGGAGCATACGGGCCCTCGATGGAATCACCGTTGAGATCCCGGAGGGAGTTAACCTCATCGTCGGCCCGAACGGCGGCGGAAAGAGCACTTTCTTCAAGATAGCGGCCGGGATCTACCGACCGACCTCCGGCAGAATACTGGTTCTCGGGAAGGATCCCTGGAAGGACGCGGAATTCAAGAGAAAGGTCGGCATTTCCTTCGATCCAGCAGGCTTTCCACCGCTCGTTACCGGCAGGGAGTGGCTGGAGCTCTTCGCGGAGTATCGGGGCGGCGATCCCGACGGGGTGGCAGAACTGCTCGGGATCGACTTCCTCGACAGAAGAATCAGGGAGTACTCCTCGGGAATGAGGAAGAAGCTGAGCCTCGCTCAGGCTCTGATCGGCTCTCCAGAGCTCGTTATGATCGACGAACCACTCGCTAACCTCGACTTCGAGGCGATGGGCAGGGTCGTCGAGATAATCAGAACCCTGAGGAAGAAAACCAACTTCCTGCTGATAAGCCACATCTGGGAGCCCCTCCTGCCCCTAGTGGACAGGGTCTACGTGATAGCCGGCGGGAAACTGGTGGCCGAGGGAGGGGTTAATGAGATGGAGGAAACGCTCAGGAACCTCTACTCCCTCTCCTTCACCTCACGGTGA
- a CDS encoding helicase C-terminal domain-containing protein codes for MTELEYLPYRPRPHQLEFIELVRDAVERGENAIIEAPTGFGKTVSVLAGVLPVAKELGLKVLYLARTHRQMDRVIEELKAINGKAKVSGVEMRSRKELCLHSYLREYTTDAYTAMVVCKNLRKSGKCPFYENEKKKKAELDELVNFFLETPASPVEVLNYSETLEICPYDVTRLVAYKADVIVASYLYALNPTIRENFLTYLDLDYSDLIVIFDEAHNLPDQAISALSDRMSIHTVNRAIKEADEYREHEIANFLSIFGKGLEILYSEKLGNRDVEETPIAPELIFGHLMNVLGLDTRWLVKTLNEMVAVGDAIREDRINKNKPPRSYIGRVGEFLLLWLSLIGRDDYLFLLSREKGLSLELVALDPSRALSFIRDVQSAIFMSGTLTPLEAFRDVMGIEKARLKKFPRMVKRENAQVLVAKDVSTRGEERSMELYRKMGDYIVEAVRLIPKNVGVFTASYEVLQGLLSANLQVRLEETGKAVFIEKQGASSRENDLLVAQFKAHARSGGAVLLGVMGGRNSEGQDYSGDEMNGVILVGIPYARPTPRVQAQIRYFERKFPGKGRYYGYYLPAHRKLVQAAGRVHRSAEEKGSIIILDYRVLWRNVRKDFPDWMVETMKPVDLARMRLYLRRFWGTPAKG; via the coding sequence ATGACCGAACTCGAGTACCTGCCCTACAGGCCCCGGCCGCATCAGCTGGAGTTCATCGAACTGGTTAGGGACGCAGTTGAGAGGGGCGAGAACGCCATCATCGAGGCGCCGACGGGCTTTGGAAAGACCGTCAGCGTTCTGGCGGGCGTCCTCCCGGTCGCCAAAGAGCTCGGTTTAAAGGTCCTCTACCTGGCAAGGACGCACAGGCAGATGGACAGGGTTATAGAGGAGCTCAAGGCGATAAACGGGAAGGCGAAGGTTTCGGGCGTCGAGATGAGGAGCAGGAAGGAGCTGTGCCTTCACAGCTACCTGAGGGAGTACACCACCGACGCCTACACCGCCATGGTGGTCTGCAAGAACCTGCGTAAGAGCGGGAAGTGCCCCTTCTACGAGAACGAGAAGAAGAAAAAGGCCGAGCTCGATGAACTGGTTAACTTCTTCCTCGAAACCCCGGCCAGTCCGGTCGAGGTGCTCAACTACTCGGAAACGCTTGAGATATGCCCCTACGACGTTACCAGGCTGGTAGCCTACAAAGCCGATGTAATCGTCGCGAGCTACCTCTACGCCCTCAACCCCACAATAAGGGAGAACTTCCTGACATACCTCGACCTCGATTACTCCGACCTGATAGTGATCTTTGACGAGGCCCACAACCTGCCCGACCAGGCGATCTCGGCCTTAAGCGACAGGATGAGCATCCACACGGTGAACAGGGCGATCAAAGAGGCCGACGAGTACAGGGAGCACGAGATAGCCAACTTCCTCAGCATATTCGGGAAGGGCCTTGAGATCCTCTACTCGGAGAAGCTCGGCAACAGGGATGTTGAGGAAACACCGATAGCGCCCGAGCTAATATTCGGCCACCTCATGAACGTCCTCGGCCTCGATACGAGGTGGCTCGTCAAAACCCTGAACGAGATGGTGGCCGTTGGGGATGCGATAAGGGAAGACAGGATAAACAAGAACAAGCCGCCGAGGAGCTACATAGGAAGGGTCGGGGAGTTCCTCCTGCTGTGGCTCTCCCTCATCGGCAGGGACGATTACCTCTTCCTTCTCAGCAGGGAGAAGGGCTTAAGCCTTGAGCTCGTTGCTCTGGATCCCTCAAGGGCATTGAGCTTCATCCGGGACGTTCAGAGCGCGATATTCATGTCCGGCACGCTGACACCTCTGGAAGCATTCCGCGACGTCATGGGCATCGAAAAAGCCAGGCTGAAGAAGTTTCCAAGAATGGTGAAGCGCGAAAACGCGCAGGTTCTGGTGGCCAAGGACGTCTCGACGCGCGGCGAGGAGCGCTCGATGGAGCTCTACAGAAAGATGGGCGATTATATCGTCGAGGCCGTTCGGCTGATCCCCAAGAACGTCGGCGTCTTCACCGCCTCCTATGAGGTTCTCCAGGGCCTGCTCTCGGCGAACCTTCAGGTCAGACTTGAGGAGACGGGAAAGGCGGTCTTTATCGAGAAGCAGGGGGCGAGCTCAAGGGAGAACGACCTCCTCGTTGCCCAGTTCAAGGCCCACGCGAGGAGCGGAGGAGCGGTTTTGCTCGGCGTCATGGGCGGGAGGAACAGCGAGGGACAGGATTACTCAGGCGACGAGATGAACGGGGTCATACTGGTCGGGATTCCCTACGCGAGGCCAACTCCGCGCGTCCAGGCCCAGATAAGGTACTTCGAGCGGAAGTTCCCGGGAAAGGGCCGATACTACGGCTACTACTTGCCGGCCCACAGGAAGCTCGTCCAGGCCGCCGGAAGGGTTCACCGCTCGGCGGAGGAGAAGGGCTCGATAATAATCCTCGACTACAGGGTTCTGTGGAGGAACGTTAGAAAGGACTTCCCCGACTGGATGGTAGAAACGATGAAACCCGTCGATCTGGCGAGGATGCGGCTTTACCTGAGAAGATTTTGGGGAACCCCCGCGAAGGGTTAA
- a CDS encoding ABC transporter ATP-binding protein, whose translation MIEARNLTKTFGSIRALDGITVEIPEGVNLIVGPNGGGKSTFLKIVAGVYRPTAGTVRVLGKDPWRDGSVKERVGVSFDPPKFPPLVTGREWLSLFARARGKENVDEVAKLLGIDFLDRRILSYSSGMLKRLSLAQALVGDPELVMIDEPLANLDFNGIRDVVRILKELRDERSFLLISHIWEPLLPLVDRVYVIADGRLVTHGEADEMEEVLRNLYYAGP comes from the coding sequence GTGATAGAGGCTAGAAACCTCACCAAGACCTTCGGGAGCATACGGGCCCTCGACGGAATCACCGTTGAGATTCCTGAGGGAGTTAACCTCATCGTCGGCCCGAACGGCGGCGGAAAGAGCACCTTCCTGAAGATAGTTGCCGGTGTCTACCGCCCCACCGCCGGAACCGTGAGGGTTCTCGGAAAAGACCCCTGGAGAGACGGCTCGGTTAAAGAACGCGTCGGGGTTTCCTTTGATCCTCCCAAGTTCCCTCCCCTCGTGACGGGCAGGGAGTGGCTTTCCCTTTTCGCCCGGGCAAGGGGAAAGGAGAACGTCGACGAGGTTGCCAAGCTTCTCGGCATCGACTTCCTCGACAGGAGGATTCTCTCCTACTCATCCGGAATGCTCAAGAGGCTGAGCCTCGCCCAAGCTCTGGTCGGCGATCCCGAGCTCGTTATGATCGATGAACCACTCGCAAACCTTGACTTCAACGGGATAAGGGACGTCGTCAGGATCCTCAAAGAACTGAGGGACGAGCGGAGCTTCCTGCTGATAAGCCACATCTGGGAGCCCCTCCTGCCCCTGGTGGACAGGGTCTACGTGATAGCCGATGGAAGGCTCGTAACCCACGGCGAGGCCGATGAGATGGAAGAAGTGCTGAGGAACCTCTACTACGCCGGCCCCTGA
- a CDS encoding ABC transporter permease — protein sequence MGRLRDVLAWELGDHVRLIVFALSVSGLTLVLTAKVLETRVSAVPSGTGRFLGPNLLTHAILSPLGDPSPWTMLALLIPIFAILTFRYERDMGYAQSLYTLPLSKGRIFLVKTAVVLLLSLLTAYVPILIAIAGTHADIWPALREAMSGGIFISAMVLTLYFVLYAASVSILVSLLFRNAFLDFMASFFLLAVPKFIGINAPPFSFSDAIRKLPVTYFRPYEPLKANFFEGMILPVLLLLAAFVLMDRRDVL from the coding sequence ATGGGAAGGCTGCGTGACGTGCTCGCGTGGGAGCTCGGCGACCACGTCCGCCTGATCGTTTTTGCCCTCTCGGTTTCTGGACTGACCCTCGTCCTCACGGCTAAAGTTCTTGAAACGAGGGTCTCAGCCGTGCCAAGCGGGACGGGCAGGTTCCTCGGCCCTAACCTGCTAACCCACGCGATCCTCTCGCCCCTGGGCGATCCCTCCCCCTGGACGATGCTGGCTCTTCTCATCCCGATCTTTGCAATCCTGACCTTCAGGTACGAGAGGGATATGGGCTACGCGCAGTCCCTCTACACGCTTCCCCTCTCAAAGGGGCGGATCTTCCTCGTCAAGACCGCCGTCGTCCTCCTGCTGAGCCTCCTGACTGCATATGTCCCAATACTCATTGCCATCGCCGGAACCCACGCCGACATCTGGCCGGCGCTCAGGGAGGCGATGAGCGGGGGGATCTTTATCTCGGCCATGGTGCTGACGCTCTACTTCGTTCTGTACGCGGCTTCCGTCTCGATACTCGTCTCGCTCCTCTTCCGGAACGCCTTCCTCGATTTCATGGCTTCCTTCTTCCTTTTGGCCGTCCCGAAGTTCATCGGGATAAACGCGCCGCCCTTCAGCTTCTCCGACGCAATAAGGAAACTGCCGGTTACCTACTTCAGGCCCTACGAGCCCCTGAAGGCCAACTTTTTTGAGGGCATGATCCTTCCGGTGCTCCTTCTCCTGGCGGCGTTCGTCCTCATGGATAGGAGGGATGTTCTATGA
- a CDS encoding M42 family metallopeptidase has protein sequence MVDFELLKKIVEAPGVSGYEFLGVRDVVIEAFKPYVDEIRVDKLGNVIAHKEGKGPKVMLAGHMDQIGLMVTHIEKNGFLRVAPVGGVDPRTLIAQRFKVWIGKNKFIYGVGGSVPPHIQKPEDRKKAPTWEQVFIDIGAESKEEAEEMGVRIGTVITWDGRLERLGKHRLVSIAHDDRIAVYTLVEAARQLSETDADVYFVATVQEEVGLRGAKVSAFGIDPDYGFALDVTIAADVPGTPEHKQISQLGKGVAIKIMDRSVICHPTIVRWMEELAKKHEIPYQWDILTGGGTDAGAIHLNKAGVPTGGISIPARYIHSNTEVVDERDVDAAVKLTVKILEEIPGLKL, from the coding sequence ATGGTTGACTTCGAACTGCTGAAGAAGATTGTTGAAGCCCCGGGAGTTTCTGGCTACGAGTTTTTGGGAGTTAGGGACGTTGTAATCGAGGCCTTCAAGCCCTACGTCGACGAGATCAGGGTCGACAAGCTCGGAAACGTCATAGCGCACAAGGAAGGGAAGGGCCCGAAGGTCATGCTCGCCGGACATATGGACCAGATCGGCCTTATGGTGACCCACATCGAGAAGAACGGGTTCTTAAGGGTGGCACCGGTTGGCGGCGTTGACCCGAGGACGCTGATAGCCCAGCGCTTCAAGGTCTGGATAGGCAAGAACAAGTTCATCTACGGCGTCGGTGGAAGCGTTCCCCCTCACATCCAGAAGCCCGAGGACAGGAAAAAAGCCCCGACCTGGGAGCAGGTCTTCATCGACATCGGTGCAGAGAGCAAAGAGGAAGCCGAGGAGATGGGCGTTAGGATAGGCACTGTCATCACCTGGGACGGTCGCTTGGAGCGCCTTGGAAAGCACAGGCTCGTCAGCATCGCCCACGACGACAGGATAGCCGTTTACACCCTCGTTGAGGCGGCCAGGCAGCTGAGCGAGACCGACGCGGACGTCTACTTCGTCGCAACCGTTCAGGAGGAGGTAGGACTCAGGGGAGCGAAGGTTTCGGCGTTCGGCATAGACCCGGACTACGGCTTCGCCCTCGACGTCACCATAGCGGCCGACGTCCCGGGAACCCCGGAGCACAAGCAGATAAGCCAGCTCGGAAAGGGCGTCGCGATTAAGATAATGGACCGCTCCGTCATCTGCCACCCGACGATTGTCAGGTGGATGGAAGAGCTCGCGAAAAAGCACGAGATACCCTACCAGTGGGACATCCTCACCGGCGGAGGAACCGACGCAGGAGCCATACACCTCAACAAGGCCGGCGTCCCAACGGGCGGCATAAGCATTCCAGCGCGCTACATACACTCCAACACCGAGGTCGTTGACGAGCGCGACGTCGATGCGGCCGTTAAGCTCACGGTCAAGATTCTTGAGGAGATTCCGGGGCTGAAGCTCTGA
- a CDS encoding ATP-binding protein — MRFYDRASEMETLRKALALSDSRLVLVVLTGRRRVGKTRLVREFFRREGIDFLDLFVSVKSEKLLMEDFASEVERLTGYSPRFENFGEFLKYLERLDVRAVFFDEFQNVLRVNPAMAFDLQRFVDRNESKPLLMVISGSYIGMMKRLFASKKAPLYGRSTVFMELKPLRPRHVFQMLDDLGVEDSGEKLAFYSVFGGVPKYYELVELLGKKTLRGLLLEAVRYSTFLVSEGEGLLMDEFGRAYRTYYSILRAIASGKNRLVEIANVLGTKPGSLSKYLDSLIGYYGIVAREVPVLGGRRSRYVIRDNFLNFWFSMIEPQLKNIEAGDIGSFERFLDENLASFLGRVFERAVADVLWDLNGKFLTFDELGPQWGRNYEIDLVAINRAEKRATFIETKWGTSVDGPRELGRLIAKASLAPWKGERNYLLIARGFRRRCEDCVTVEELLTHLNP, encoded by the coding sequence ATGAGGTTCTACGACAGGGCCAGCGAGATGGAAACGTTGAGGAAAGCCCTCGCACTTTCGGATTCAAGGCTCGTCCTCGTCGTCCTCACGGGCAGGAGAAGGGTTGGAAAGACGAGGCTCGTGAGGGAGTTCTTCAGGCGGGAGGGGATAGACTTCCTGGACCTGTTCGTCAGCGTTAAAAGCGAAAAGCTCCTTATGGAAGACTTTGCCAGTGAAGTCGAGCGACTAACTGGCTATTCGCCGAGGTTTGAGAACTTTGGAGAGTTCCTGAAATATTTAGAGCGCCTCGATGTGAGGGCGGTCTTCTTCGACGAATTCCAGAACGTTCTCAGAGTGAACCCGGCGATGGCCTTTGACCTCCAGAGGTTCGTAGACCGCAACGAGTCCAAGCCGTTACTCATGGTGATTTCCGGTTCGTACATCGGCATGATGAAGCGCCTCTTTGCATCTAAGAAGGCGCCCCTCTACGGGAGAAGCACCGTTTTCATGGAATTGAAGCCCCTTCGACCGCGCCACGTTTTCCAGATGCTCGACGACCTCGGCGTTGAGGATTCGGGGGAGAAGCTGGCGTTCTACTCGGTCTTCGGAGGGGTTCCCAAATATTACGAGCTCGTTGAGCTCCTCGGAAAGAAGACCCTTCGGGGGCTCCTCCTTGAGGCGGTTCGATACTCCACGTTTCTTGTTTCGGAGGGTGAAGGCCTTCTGATGGACGAGTTCGGACGGGCGTACAGGACCTACTACTCGATACTCCGGGCGATAGCGAGCGGAAAGAACCGGCTCGTGGAGATTGCAAACGTTCTCGGGACAAAACCGGGTAGCCTCTCGAAGTACCTCGACTCCCTCATCGGCTACTACGGCATCGTTGCCCGCGAGGTTCCGGTGCTGGGGGGCAGGCGCTCGAGATACGTAATACGGGACAACTTCCTTAACTTCTGGTTCAGCATGATTGAACCCCAGCTCAAGAACATTGAAGCCGGCGACATCGGTTCCTTCGAACGCTTTCTCGATGAAAACCTGGCCTCTTTCCTTGGAAGGGTCTTTGAGAGGGCGGTTGCCGACGTCCTGTGGGATTTGAACGGAAAGTTCCTGACCTTCGACGAGCTCGGTCCCCAGTGGGGAAGGAACTACGAGATTGACCTCGTGGCAATCAATAGAGCGGAGAAGAGGGCGACCTTCATAGAGACCAAGTGGGGAACGTCTGTCGATGGTCCGAGGGAGCTTGGCAGGTTAATCGCCAAGGCCAGCTTGGCCCCGTGGAAAGGTGAGAGGAATTACCTGCTGATCGCGAGGGGCTTCCGGCGCAGGTGCGAGGACTGCGTAACGGTTGAGGAACTGCTCACCCACCTAAACCCTTAA
- the sfsA gene encoding DNA/RNA nuclease SfsA: MKGVLLKLNVVPCKFVERLNRFVALVEVNGEIRRALLTNTGRLEEFMIPGRKAFCTPKSGGKTDFVLIAFEDLDGKGAIVDTRTQAKAFERAVELGLVPWLKDCWIKRKEVRVGNSRLDYLFECPGGELYGEMKSAVLRGGDRGEYAMYPDCPTLRGQRHVRELIELVKAGRDAIIFFIGAMPGVEKFRPYEKGDPELAKLLREAKKVGVRIEGLSISLLADGRVILEKPELEVEV, translated from the coding sequence ATGAAAGGGGTCCTGCTGAAGCTCAATGTGGTTCCTTGTAAGTTTGTGGAGAGGCTCAACCGCTTCGTTGCTCTGGTCGAGGTGAACGGCGAAATCAGGAGGGCCCTCCTCACCAACACCGGTCGTCTGGAGGAGTTTATGATTCCGGGACGAAAGGCCTTCTGCACGCCTAAGAGCGGGGGAAAGACCGACTTCGTTCTGATAGCCTTCGAGGATTTAGACGGAAAGGGAGCGATAGTGGACACGCGGACTCAAGCTAAAGCCTTTGAAAGGGCGGTTGAGCTCGGCCTCGTTCCCTGGCTGAAGGACTGCTGGATAAAGCGGAAGGAAGTCCGCGTCGGCAACTCCCGCCTCGACTACCTCTTCGAGTGTCCCGGTGGAGAACTCTACGGCGAGATGAAGAGCGCCGTCTTGAGGGGAGGAGATAGGGGCGAATACGCGATGTATCCCGACTGCCCGACTTTACGCGGACAGAGGCACGTTAGGGAGCTAATCGAGCTCGTCAAAGCCGGAAGGGACGCGATAATCTTCTTCATCGGGGCGATGCCCGGCGTTGAGAAGTTCCGGCCCTACGAGAAAGGTGATCCCGAACTCGCGAAGCTTTTGAGGGAGGCGAAAAAGGTTGGAGTTAGAATCGAGGGCCTCTCGATTTCGCTCCTGGCCGACGGGAGGGTGATTTTAGAAAAGCCAGAGCTCGAGGTTGAGGTTTAG
- a CDS encoding DNA-directed RNA polymerase subunit P, producing MVKATYRCAKCGREVELDLETTREVRCPYCGSKILYKPRPRVARRVKAI from the coding sequence ATGGTCAAGGCCACATACCGCTGCGCCAAGTGCGGTAGGGAGGTCGAGCTCGACCTCGAGACGACCAGGGAAGTCCGCTGCCCCTACTGCGGGAGCAAAATACTCTACAAGCCCCGTCCGAGGGTGGCGAGAAGGGTTAAGGCGATCTAA
- a CDS encoding 50S ribosomal protein L37ae, translated as MGRTVKVGSAGRFGPRYGLKIRRRVAAVEAKMKQKHVCPVCGRKAVRRISTGIWQCQKCGATFAGGAYLPTTPAGKVAKRVVASKA; from the coding sequence ATGGGAAGGACTGTTAAGGTCGGTTCAGCCGGAAGGTTCGGTCCGAGGTACGGTCTCAAGATCAGAAGAAGGGTCGCGGCCGTTGAGGCCAAGATGAAGCAGAAGCACGTTTGCCCGGTCTGCGGAAGGAAGGCCGTCAGGAGGATAAGCACGGGCATATGGCAGTGCCAGAAGTGCGGTGCCACCTTCGCCGGAGGTGCCTATCTCCCGACCACCCCGGCCGGAAAGGTCGCGAAGCGCGTCGTCGCTTCCAAGGCCTGA
- a CDS encoding MoaD/ThiS family protein — protein sequence MIRVKVLGRGIERELEWRKGILVKDVLREVGFNTESAIARVNGKVALEDDPVEDGDYVEVIPVVSGG from the coding sequence ATGATAAGGGTTAAAGTCCTCGGAAGGGGAATCGAGAGGGAGCTTGAGTGGAGGAAGGGGATCCTCGTTAAGGACGTTCTCAGGGAGGTTGGCTTCAACACGGAGAGCGCGATAGCGAGGGTAAACGGAAAGGTAGCCCTTGAGGACGATCCCGTTGAAGACGGGGACTACGTTGAGGTCATTCCCGTCGTTTCGGGCGGCTGA
- a CDS encoding Lrp/AsnC family transcriptional regulator, whose amino-acid sequence MEANGEFEFFREILKDYMDEVDVLIWLALRENGRISDTDLARIAKVSVPTARRRRMALEEKGFIRVRGFLVFDKLKLASADVLVKLKPGCSSEAVKGFIERALKEPRIYEVSEYIGEYDLLFRFFERNYKVLKEKIEEFMIGSDVVSHYTILANVYTPKLFSELVDQPPETTGMTST is encoded by the coding sequence GTGGAAGCAAACGGGGAGTTCGAGTTCTTCAGGGAGATACTGAAGGACTACATGGACGAGGTGGACGTTCTCATATGGCTCGCCCTCCGCGAGAACGGGCGAATTTCGGACACGGATCTGGCGCGAATCGCGAAGGTCTCGGTACCAACAGCGAGGAGAAGGAGAATGGCCCTCGAGGAGAAGGGCTTCATCAGGGTCAGGGGTTTTCTCGTCTTCGACAAACTCAAGCTCGCATCGGCAGACGTCCTCGTGAAGCTCAAGCCAGGCTGCTCCTCGGAGGCGGTAAAGGGTTTCATTGAGCGGGCTTTGAAGGAGCCGAGGATATACGAGGTCAGTGAGTACATCGGGGAGTACGATCTGCTCTTCAGGTTCTTCGAAAGGAACTACAAGGTCCTCAAGGAGAAAATAGAGGAGTTCATGATAGGAAGCGACGTCGTCAGCCACTACACGATCCTGGCAAACGTCTACACCCCGAAGCTGTTCTCGGAACTCGTCGATCAGCCGCCCGAAACGACGGGAATGACCTCAACGTAG
- a CDS encoding lysine exporter LysO family protein, with product MRFLYLLLTALVAGIVLGHYLAPDFGNAYEVMLYVLIFLIGLDLGVNFRVEDLKRVGRRALVLPFLTLVGSLLGALAASLLLNVPLRWGMAIGAGCGWYSLTGPLIAQYSAIYGAIGFLANLAREILTILLYPVLSRRIDPEKAVVIGGATTMDTTLPIIARFGGRDVALVAFVHGFILTAIVPFVVPIFLSLFDY from the coding sequence GTGAGGTTTCTCTACCTCCTCCTAACGGCTCTCGTTGCGGGGATCGTCCTCGGGCACTACCTTGCCCCGGATTTCGGCAACGCGTACGAGGTCATGCTCTACGTCCTCATCTTTCTGATAGGTCTGGATCTGGGCGTGAACTTCAGGGTTGAAGATCTCAAACGGGTCGGGCGAAGGGCCCTCGTCCTGCCGTTTCTAACCCTCGTTGGCTCCCTCCTCGGGGCGCTGGCTGCATCGCTTCTCCTTAACGTGCCGCTCCGCTGGGGTATGGCCATCGGGGCCGGTTGTGGATGGTACTCACTTACAGGCCCACTTATAGCACAGTATTCGGCGATTTACGGTGCAATTGGCTTTCTGGCCAACCTGGCCCGGGAGATCCTTACGATTTTGCTTTACCCTGTTCTATCGAGGAGGATCGATCCGGAAAAGGCCGTTGTCATAGGGGGAGCGACTACAATGGACACTACCCTTCCGATCATAGCGAGGTTCGGGGGCAGGGATGTAGCGCTCGTTGCCTTCGTTCACGGCTTCATCCTGACCGCGATCGTTCCGTTCGTGGTTCCCATTTTCCTCTCGCTCTTCGACTATTGA